In one Juglans regia cultivar Chandler chromosome 11, Walnut 2.0, whole genome shotgun sequence genomic region, the following are encoded:
- the LOC109014142 gene encoding WUSCHEL-related homeobox 13-like: protein MTEFNMMEWEEQGNHDHQPHHHNQHQQQQQQREEQVQNGNVGNIEVNANGNGNGGILYVKVMTDEQLDTLRKQIAAYAIICDKLVEMHKNLTAQQDLAGVRLGNIYCDSLMTSAGHKITSRQRWTPTPVQLQILERIFDQGTGTPSKQKIKEITSELRQHGQISETNVYNWFQNRRARSKRKQQNVAPNNAESEVETEVDSPKDKKTKPEEFHSQQNSDPRAEDLCFQNQEISSDLHFLDQSGKEEIMFPSDGSLKPARGLGQVSFYDGLLPTARTDHLTGKLEVPGSYTLYQQTEDYGM from the exons atgaCTGAATTTAACATGATGGAGTGGGAGGAGCAAGGAAATCATGATCACCAGCCCCATCATCATAATCAacatcagcagcagcagcaacagagGGAGGAGCAAGTGCAGAATGGAAATGTTGGTAATATTGAAGTTAATGCGAATGGGAATGGAAATGGAGGGATACTGTATGTGAAGGTTATGACCGATGAGCAGCTGGACACTCTCCGCAAGCAGATTGCTGCGTACGCCATCATTTGCGATAAACTCGTTGAGATGCACAAAAACCTTACAGCCCAACAAGATCTTGCAG GAGTGAGGCTGGGCAATATATACTGTGATTCTTTAATGACATCTGCTGGCCACAAAATTACTTCCAGACAGAGGTGGACTCCAACTCCTGTGCAGCTTCAAATTCTGGAGCGTATATTTGATCAAGGGACTGGAACTCCAAGCAAGCAGAAGATCAAAGAGATAACCTCTGAACTGAGACAGCATGGCCAAATTTCAGAAACAAATGTCTATAATTGGTTCCAGAACAGACGTGCTCGATCAAAACGAAAACAACAAAATGTAGCACCAAACAATGCTGAATCAGAAGTAGAGACAGAAGTTGATTCACCAAAGGATAAGAAGACAAAACCAGAGGAATTTCACTCCCAACAGAACTCAGATCCCAGGGCTGAAGATTTGTGCTTCCAGAACCAGGAGATAAGCTCTGATCTGCATTTCTTAGATCAGAGTGGTAAAGAAGAGATTATGTTCCCGTCAGATGGCAGTCTAAAACCTGCTAGAGGTTTAGGCCAAGTCTCTTTTTACGATGGTTTGCTACCAACTGCAA GAACTGATCACCTGACTGGAAAATTGGAAGTGCCAGGGAGCTATACCCTTTATCAGCAAACAGAAGACTATGGCATGTAG
- the LOC109014147 gene encoding disease resistance protein RPV1 — translation MSSSSSSTLPWKHDVFLSFHGEDTRKAFTDHLYVSLKKKGIIAFRDDEKLERGTFIAPELLKAIEESKHAVVVLSPNYASSRWCLIELAKIVECMKKTGLTVLPVFYHVDPADVRKQAGSFAKDFVKHEQDPRITNEDLQTWKAALQDVGYISGWPLDIYRYESTIIAEIIATVNRDAGNSQLSSVNSRDHVGIELRAEKVMDLLNMVKDEVRFIGISGLGGVGKTTLAKLICDRISYKFEAYSFIYNIREEAERHGLVYLQRKLLSDILIMERETVGNVWNDHAVTKNMGSRLRGRKVLIILDDVNKASQLEALAGEHEWFGKGSRVIVTGRDKQLLTSNKVQAIYTVSGLDSDEALQLFSRKAFGKSYPEQNYLSLSIDFVNYADGLPLALKVLGSSLFGKSTDIWEISRDQLKSNPDREIFDILEIGFEKLGDMEKKLFLDIACFFRGEDTNSIKDILKGLGYLPDCKKNIDVLVDKSLISVVGRKLWMHDLLQEMGQNIVRREFPEDPGKHSRLWLWEDVISVLKNAEVLITG, via the exons AtgtcttcatcatcttcttcaacaCTTCCATGGAAACACGATGTTTTCCTCAGTTTCCATGGCGAGGACACCCGCAAAGCTTTTACTGATCATCTATACgttagtttaaaaaagaaaggtaTTATTGCCTTCAGGGACGATGAAAAACTCGAGCGGGGAACGTTCATAGCTCCGGAGCTCTTAAAAGCAATAGAAGAATCCAAGCATGCGGTCGTCGTTCTCTCACCAAACTACGCTTCTTCGAGGTGGTGCTTGATTGAACTCGCCAAGATCGTTGAATGCATGAAAAAGACAGGGTTGACAGTTCTACCTGTTTTCTACCATGTGGATCCCGCTGATGTGCGGAAACAGGCAGGTAGTTTTGCAAAAGACTTCGTCAAACATGAACAAGATCCCAGAATTACAAATGAGGATTTGCAAACCTGGAAAGCTGCTTTGCAAGATGTGGGCTATATCTCAGGATGGCCCTTAGATATATATCG GTATGAATCAACGATTATTGCAGAGATCATTGCGACCGTAAATAGGGATGCAGGTAATAGCCAACTTTCGAGTGTTAATTCCAGGGACCATGTTGGAATAGAATTACGTGCGGAGAAAGTGATGGATTTACTGAACATGGTGAAGGATGAAGTTCGGTTTATAGGGATATCTGGGTTGGGTGGAGTGGGCAAaaccaccttggcaaaactcATTTGTGACagaatttcatataaatttgaAGCTTATAGCTTTATTTATAATATCAGGGAAGAAGCCGAAAGACATGGTCTAGTTTATTTACAAAGAAAACTTCTTTCGGACATCCTTATCATGGAGAGAGAAACAGTAGGAAATGTATGGAATGATCATGCAGTGACAAAAAATATGGGGAGTCGACTACGTGGGAGAAAGGTTCTTATTATTTTGGACGATGTGAATAAAGCAAGTCAACTAGAAGCATTAGCAGGGGAGCATGAGTGGTTTGGAAAAGGGAGCAGGGTAATTGTAACTGGTAGAGACAAACAGCTGTTGACAAGCAATAAAGTGCAAGCTATATATACGGTAAGTGGATTAGATTCTGATGAAGCACTGCAACTTTTTAGTCGGAAAGCCTTCGGGAAATCCTATCCCGAACAAAATTATTTGAGTCTATCCATCGATTTTGTAAATTATGCAGACGGCCTTCCTCTAGCTCTAAAAGTTCTGGGTTCCTCCTTGTTTGGTAAATCGACAGATATATGGGAAATTTCAAGGGATCAACTCAAATCCAATCCTGATAGAGAAATTTTTGATATACTGGAAATAGGTTTTGAGAAACTGGGGGATATggagaaaaaattattcttggACATTGCATGTTTCTTCAGAGGAGAGGACACAAATAGCATAAAGGATATACTAAAAGGTTTAGGTTACCTTCCAgattgcaaaaaaaatatagatgtaCTTGTGGACAAATCTCTCATAAGCGTCGTTGGGAGAAAACTGTGGATGCATGACTTGCTACAAGAAATGGGCCAAAATATAGTTCGTCGTGAATTTCCGGAAGATCCTGGCAAGCATAGTAGGTTGTGGCTCTGGGAAGATGTGATTTCTGTATTGAAGAATGCTGAGGTACTGATCACAGGTTGA